The Anser cygnoides isolate HZ-2024a breed goose chromosome 20, Taihu_goose_T2T_genome, whole genome shotgun sequence genome contains the following window.
AGCTCTTATTTCAATCTGAACAAAATAACAGTTTTGTCTCTCTAAATACAAACAGCAGCACGTTGTCCTACAAACaaagcaggctttttttttcctctttatgtAATGTATTTACAAGCATTATTATAGTGTCAAGTGTTCTCTTCCCTGCCTGcactttgtttccatttttcatgCCGGCAACGGCACCAAAAGCCAGCACCAGGCCCCTTGTGCCAGGTGCCTGACAGCCTCGTTGCTGCTTTCTAGTGAAATTCCTTCCTGGGGCAGTGGAAACAGACAGCcctttctggcagcagctgatGCTTTGGCTGCCCATCTTCCCTAAACAGCCCTcgtaacagaagaaaaaaaaataaaaatgagtgcATGAGACCAGGAGGTGACCCCAGTGCAGGACAAGCCCCGGCGGTGATGCTGCCAGGGTGCATCAGCCCGGCCCCATGGGGCTGGCTCCAGGGATATAACAGGTCAGGATGCCACAGGCACTAAAGGCTGCAGTAGTTCAAGAAAAAAGGTATCCCACCTCTAAGCAACTGTCTTGTGTGTGCAGCCGGCTGCTTACAGCCCGCAGGCAGATGACCCTCTCCGGCACCTTCACTTAAGGGAGTGGAAGCCAGCGAAAAGCCAGCTTCCCATCCTTGGTCTGGGAGGGATGGGTTTGGGATGGGTCAGGTCCAAGCTCCTGCCCAAAACTAGGCTGACCCCAGGATGAGATGGGGCACATGGGGCCTTGCCCTGCCTGGTTTTGCCCCTCTCCAAGAGCAGACCCACAGGGCAGAGGTTTTCCTGGTGCCCCATCAGGGTCCCCCCTGGGTAGTGCCTCCAGCCTGGCTCTGCATTAGcacccctcctcctcctcttctcctggaGGAACAAGCCCAGTGCCTCCACTGCTCCTCGCATACCTCATGCTCCAGCACCCTGCCCGTGGttggtgggatgggggggataaggggggaGGGCAAgccagacccctcaccctgctATCGTGTCATATTTCCACAtgcacagctcctgcttgcCACAGGTACAGCCTTTGGCTACTGCAGAACTCCAAAGCCAAAAGGTCTTTTTCAGCTATTATTGTTTAGATCtgaaaaaatccttattttcttCCCAAGAGTGGTGGGAAGAAGGAACATTGccattttcttcccattcctcCCTTAGCTTTGTTCTGCAGTGCTTGGTACCTCTCCTGAATGGGTTTAAATCCCTGGGCTGTGCCTTTGATAGAGGGGTGGCTGGGGATAATGGGAAGagggtttgcttttttatttgtttggtttttttgttattatttggtttgggttttttgttaAGCATCACAGGGAACTGCACTCAAGGCACTAacagtcttttttgttttatcctgCAATAGACAAGCTGCTCTGAATTTCAAAGCACATACAGTTCCCTGCATTCCCAGGAGGCAGAAAAGCATCAGCCCCATTTAACAGCTACCAAAACGGAGATGTGAGTTACAGGGTGCTGAGCAAGGCCACACAGGGAGGGTGCTGGGACCAGGCAGGACCCCAGGCACAGGGCAGGCTCCCTCCTCGCCCCACAGCACAAGGAAGGGAGCTGACAGCGCTGCCCTTGCTTGTCAAAGTGCTAATGAAATGCTTGCTTTGGCAGCTGAAGGCAGGCTTTCCAAGCCAAGCCACGAGGAGAGATGATAGACAAGCCCTTGGCAGCGTTTAAGTGTTCTTATCATTAAGAAGTCTGTGGATATGTTTGGCTGCATGGACATTTTCTTTAGCATAAGCTTCTTTAGCCTAAGCTAGCACAGGTTCTAGGTAAATACAGCTAACTAGAGCCAGAGAGCGTTTGCTCGGAGCTTCACAtcttctgcagctcagcagcacaacCCACGGCTTCCCCGTGGGGAGCCGGGGGACAGAGGGGTTGGGGCAGCACAGCTAGGAGGAGacctgggtgctggggacccccaaaaaaCAGGAGGGACCTGAGTCCACAGCTGTGGATCTGGGACCTGATGGCTCCCAAGAAGCCGGTCTCAGCCCAAGCTCTTTGGGGATGCTCAGACCTGTGGCTGTGTGTGAAGGACTGTGGAttgctgctctgcccagcccacCAGCAGCCACATCCCTGCGAGCCCACGCTGGGAATGCACTGCCGTGAGCCCCAGGGCACCTCAGGAGGCACGCAGACACAAGGACAGGCACTATCCTGAGacttcccttcccccagcccagaTGAATTATGCTGCTAATGACAGATtatgttgtgttgtgttttttttaaaccttcccATTGTATCTTTGTAACTCTACCACTTCTAACCAGCCATCAAAGAGATGTGAAGTGCCAGTCCTATTATTAACCACTTGAAGCGAAGCTGCCAGAGAGCTTTTGATATCCTTATCAAAGCAAGGACTAATTGCACTGTTTCTTCCTCCATTAATGCAACAAACCCAGACTATTTCTGTAGGCCCTACACAAATCTCTAGCTCTGCTGTGCCTCTCCAGCTGTCAGTAAGCAGCAGGGCTAGCCCCGGGAGCTGCTGTGGGCATGATCCTGCCAACTCCAGGGAGGAAGACTGTGGGAGGCAGTCAATAGGGTGCAAGGAAAGGGGCCAGACCAACTTCTGCTGCTTTAGAATTAGGAGGGGGCCTGGGGAAAACCTAGCAGGACTTCAAGGgaggacaaaaggaaaaagaggctTCGTTATGGCCATGGATCTGGTAACATGTTGCAGCTGGCCAAGAGCCAAAAGCATGCTGACATTCAGCAGCGTGGATTGCTGACATTCCCCACTAAGGAGGGCAGTGACTTTTCCTCTTGCTTAGAAGCTCTCTCAACTTTCTGCTCCCAAACCTTTCCTTCCAGATTAACCCCTGGCAGAAAGCTTTTATGGCATCCTACTCCCACTTACCTTCTGGCTTCCAAAGCAGGTAGAAACCATGCAATGGGGTCGGCATTGAGTACAGTACTATTATGAGTtgagaacaacaacaaatagGATCGACTAGAAAGATGCGTCTCCTACCTTGCTTTGTGGGTTCTGTTCCCTTGAGGGCTGGTCATGGTGACAGTGGTGTTTGAGAAGGGAGTCTCTGCAGACGTGTTGACAGCTTTGCCATTGCTCAGCTCCATGTAGGTGCCGTTGATGGTGTAGGTCACCAGGCCATCCGTGTCTTCATAGTCAACATAGAGGCTGTCAATGTGCGACCCCACAGAGTTGAGCGGGTCTCCCTGGGCGAAGATGCTGTTCATGGTCATGTTGAGCACCAGCTCCTTTGAGTCGGAGGACTTGTCTAGCAGCTTGTCCGTGATGGCGTTCTCCGAAAGGAATTCTCTGGAGGTGAGCCTGGGGTCGAAGTCTCTGTCATCATGGTCTGTCTGGTAAGTAGACCTGGTTACGTTTGAATCTAGATTGGAGCCAACAGGGGAAACAACGATGACAACCACAAAATGCATTCAGGCTGGGAGGCGAAagcagcccagagcagcagggacacATCAGAGACTGAGCTCTGTCAGAGGCtagaggcaggagcaggggatttgggggaccTCATGGAGTTGCACGCACTTGGGAAGAGTCCACAGCTCTCCTTGGGCCTCACCTTGGTACTGTGAGGCCCAAGGAAGAGAGAGCCTGGCTCCTGGCAGTGCTGCCCCAAGCAGTAGCAGAAGTAGGAAGGAAGATGCCCGCCTGGCTCCCAAGCCCACACAGCCATGCAGGGAAGGCCCCAGGGCAGTTTGGTGATGGGATATCTGAGGGactggggtgggaaggaggtTGCTGGGGCTGTGGATAAGAGGGAGGTGACAGGAGGCTGTGGGGGGGAGATTTGCACACCCAgggctccctcccctccttggGACCAGGCAAAGCACCGCAGGGCACCGGTGGGGAGACCTTACCCATGGCCACCCCCCACCCACCAGAAACCAGAACCTGAAGGGCAAAGAGGATTTTATGAGCAGACACGTTTTAAAGAACTTTCCAAGGTTTCCAAAAAACGAACCAGCAGGATCACTAGAGTCAGAAACAGAGCATTTCTCAACAAGAGCTCTGAGAGTAGAACACTGAGGCCCAAGTCTCCTCCTTACCTTTGGGTTGTTTGCCCTTCAGTTTTGGCTCACAGTCAATTGTTTCTGCTCTTTCATAGACCTCATTGGTTTCCTGACCTTTGCTCAAGTTTAAATCTTCCTCCGTGTCCTGTCTTCCAAACACCTGGTTCTCCAAGTCTATCCTTTCCCTGGAGATTTTCCCAAAATAGGTTGCGTTGTGTTGGAGAAAGCCCAATGGCACGTCTCCATCAAACTCTCTGCTTTCTTCGCTATCTGACTCAGAAAAGGTGTAGTAGATAGGCTGGAGATTTTTTGAGTGTGGCTTCCTCAGGAGAGTGTATTCAAACGTGATGGATGGATTCTTGCCATTTTGATTCCAGACCTGGCAAACATGACATTATTAACAGATGCAGTGAATACTGGCACACAAAGTTTGTGATTTGTCTTGGACTTGACGGTTGGTGAGCATCCACCTTGCTATTTCCAAACTGCTTTCCCTTGGATTGCCAGCTTTGTACAGCTGGAGCCCAGCATGGTTGtccaagggtttttttttgtttgtttgttttaaagcaccATGTCAGGATCAGACCCAGCTcagggctgggagccccagGCAGAACTCCTTCCCCTACCTCCAAGCGATCACCGAGACCTGGGAGAGCTGCCTTGAGTTACTGTCATCACATGCACAACCCCCCTTTTTGTGGCATTACAGTGAACAAGGGGCACATACCCCTTCTGCTACTATATCGATGGTATGGGGACTCAGCTCAGGCACTGCCACCCCTTTACTGACCTCATGCTTTCTGAGCACCCAAGGGACCACCCCTTCCCCTTCAGAGAAGCCCGTGGCTACACAGAAGATGGCAGGAGTGGGGCTCTGGCTGGCTGCCCAGAAGCcaattaaattacttttctccATCTGCCTGGTTTTAGACAgtttgcttcaaaaaaaaaaaaaaagttgggttTTAAAGTTTGTGCACTTAGATAAGCTAGCTGGCCcaatttcttattttcacttttcccaGCAGGTAATTCTGATGAGACACACCAAGAAGAGAAATCCCCCGCAGTGCCTGAGGCGACTTCTCCCTGCAGAGAGGGGCTACCAAGCCCACGTTCATTATTCACAGCCCTGCCTGGGCTTTTATTTCACGATGCAAATAAAACACGTTCATGCAAGGAATGCTCCCAGGGGAGCTGTGAAGCCACAGCAGGACTCTGCTCCTGTGCCACCCATCCCCCTCAATCCAAGGCAGCTTTTTCCATTactcccccaaaaaaagccaaagcacaCCATTATATTCAGTCCTTGATTTGTTGGTCCTTGGGCAACGATATACTCTATGCCAGTCTCATAGACATCCATGGGCCTGCGGTACTTGAACACCGTGCCTGCAATGTTGAAGTTCTTCGGACTGTCAACTTTGTAGTTCCCGTTGAAGAAGTAGTAGCCAGCTTCATCAGCCACAGCTTAAAGTGAGGGAGAATGAATAAGAATTATTTCCATCAACTGTGATAAGAGAGGCATGCAATACTGCCACTTTTTTGTTCAGGGCATACAATTATTGGAGCGTCATagttacaaaatacatttttcctgctttttgtgACAGATACATCACAATATATTTCCAACATGCATTGTGCCAGTCTTTGCCCAGAGCTCTGGGCCATGCTTTCCTTACACTGCGAGCTGCTGGGCGCGTTGGCCCAAAGCCCTGGCTCAGCACAGCCATTAAATAAGAACAGATCTGCAGACAATAAGCAGACTgccaggggctggcagcagaagcTGCTTCTCTGGGAGCCTTGAACTGCTTACACTGAGCCCAGCACTGGCCCAAGGCAGTTCTGCCAGAGCGAGCCCAGGACCTGCACTAAATGCAGCCCTTTTTATCTAAGCCTTCCTACACATGGCCACGAGCCTCTGAGGCAGCACCGGAGCATGACGGCAGCAAACATGAGCCTCTGTTGGGCAAGGCCAGGTTTGTCCACACCCTtcctgagcagctctgccaccTCCATCAGAGATCAGCCTCGTGCCACCAGCACTTGATGAGGCAGCCCATAGACACATCTCCTGGGTACTGCCATCATGGGCCATCGTGCATTCCTCAAGCTAGGAGGGATCACAAGAGAGGTGAAGTCAGTGGGCTGTGAGCTGGCACCAGCATGTTTGTCAAACTGCACTGCTGTAGCAATAATATTGACCAACAGCTCTGCATTTTGATTGCTTTAATGCAGAAATACAGCCGAGGTGAAGAGAAACGCGCTGGCTCATATAACATGGTCATTTACACTGACTGTGGACTGAGCTCATGTCCGCAATAAAGCTACATTCATATCCACGttggaaaaaatattagctAGCATACACATGCATTCTAGGGAAGTACCAAGAGGTTATACACACCCAGAACATCTGCAGATTTTTTCCGTTCTACTATCTGGATATCCCTCGCTCCAGCAGGAATGTGCGTTACCAGAGAATAGCCTACGGGAAACTACAGATTAATGAAAGGAGAACTTTTTAACGAGTTATCTGAACAAAATGCTCAGTAGTCAGTATTGCAATATTGCAAGCAGACTGGCTCTGATCCAGAGACTTACAGGAGTTACAGATTTTAATGGAGATTAATGTTAACTGTTAGGCTGCAAGCAGGAGCTTACTGGtaatagaaaataagaaagtgtAAGCAACAAATCTTGCTTTATGATGGGTTAATGCAgtcaagagaggaaaaggatGCAATCCTTATATGCACAAGCACAAGTTTAAATAAACTGGTGAAGGAACACGTCTGAAGACTTGGCTAGCTGGAGAAGCAGTCCTGGGGTTGGACACCCTGTGGTAGCTGGTCTTCAAGACCCCCCCAGAACAAGATTACAGCCTGCTTCACCTCCAATTCCCCTTTGCCTAGTGCTAGGTAAGTGATGGGACAAATCCTACTAACACCACTGCAATTACTTCAGCTTGCTCTGTGTTAAACTGGTCCCCAGAGAGCATTAATCATTATTCCTGAATTAGACCACTATATTTAGGACGAGTAGGTTCTGTTGCTTTATATCACACTGATTTTGGAAATCCCGGTCTTTCAAAACACCCTGGCTTCCTGTTGTTACAAGGcatttatttctggttttactGGGTCATGGGAAATTAAACTAAATCAGAGACGGCAGCCTCTTGCATAACCCTGTTGCACCGTTCAGAAATCTTGTATTTCTGAGAAGTGTCATGAGAAGTTACTGTTTTTACAGAAGGGTTTCCCTGCCCAAATCTGGAAGTGGCATCGACACAAGAagaacatgcagaaaaaaagctgaggCAGGGCACTTAGTAGGAGTGAAAGCagtttaccaaaaaaaaagcgCAATTAAAAGAGCCCTCTGCCCCAAAGCAAAGGGACCCTTAAAGCCTTACCAAGATGAGAGTTTCCTTTCCGGTAACTCCCAGTCACATGAGTGCAGCTGCTCCCATCTCCTTGGCAAACTCCACATTTATCCAAGGTGTGGGTGGAAAAGAGAATGCCATCGCAGCCAATTGGCTAGAAAAGGCATAGAGTACTGAGGGTCAGGCAAATATTGCACCCCTTGTAGCTCTCTGAATGCTAACAATATTTTTGCTATAATGTTTAACAACCTCACATTTTCCAGACACGCAAACCCCTCGGAAATCAGTGTATTTGCAGGATGTTCCATCCCGAGCCTGAACCATTAACTGTCTCTGAccatccacagtggtgcaatGGAGGTCACAGGGCTTGCTAGAAATGTGAACATAGTCATCTAAGGGGAAAGGATATAAAGATACAttcaaaacagcagaaacaatAACTTTCATCCAACCAAAGTCAAAGAATCTCTGCCAAGCTAAACAACGGCAGCAACAACACAACTGCACAGCAGCCAGCGCTTCAAGAGCTACAATCTCCTGTGCTTGCAGGCTGGACAGGAGATCGTGCTTCTGACAGCGTGACAGCCTGCTGCTGCAAGCCTTTGCACAGCCAGGCAGCCCTCGCTGCTGCCAGCAACAGATGCATCTGCTGATGCTACTGGCATCACAAATACCCACCTGAGGATGCCACTACTCTGTGCAAGGGCTTGCAGTAGCGATACATACATTACACAACAGCATATGCACGTTCACATATCAATATTTAATACTTAAGTTACATTAACATAGACATCCACTGTTTTAAATAGATATACAAGGCTATATTCAAGCCATAGCAGCTTAAAACTTAAGAGCTTTTCCATAAACGTTCACCCAAGCTGGACTCCATTTGccctttgctttctgcagacaGCTGGCCGGCTGCACCCACTGGCGCAGCAGACCCACGCCCAACAGACATTTTATAATACCCACAGGAAGCAAGTGACAAATTCACGTTTGCACCAGCAATCCAGCGCCAAGCGTTACGCTCCGCCACGGAGGGAGCAGTGATATACCCACTGGCCTGCGCACCCAAGCAAGGCAGCATCAATGGCAAAACATTATCCTGCAAATCCCCCGGGAGCCACGTGAACGCctgctaaaaaacaaaacaattcacTGTAACTGTTCTGGT
Protein-coding sequences here:
- the ADAMTSL2 gene encoding ADAMTS-like protein 2 isoform X7 gives rise to the protein MLPCLDDYVHISSKPCDLHCTTVDGQRQLMVQARDGTSCKYTDFRGVCVSGKCEPIGCDGILFSTHTLDKCGVCQGDGSSCTHVTGSYRKGNSHLGYSLVTHIPAGARDIQIVERKKSADVLAVADEAGYYFFNGNYKVDSPKNFNIAGTVFKYRRPMDVYETGIEYIVAQGPTNQGLNIMVWNQNGKNPSITFEYTLLRKPHSKNLQPIYYTFSESDSEESREFDGDVPLGFLQHNATYFGKISRERIDLENQVFGRQDTEEDLNLSKGQETNEVYERAETIDCEPKLKGKQPKDSNVTRSTYQTDHDDRDFDPRLTSREFLSENAITDKLLDKSSDSKELVLNMTMNSIFAQGDPLNSVGSHIDSLYVDYEDTDGLVTYTINGTYMELSNGKAVNTSAETPFSNTTVTMTSPQGNRTHKARNRLKLLRKGQGVSAADMYRWKLSSHEPCSSTCTTGVMSTYAMCVRYDGIEVDDTYCDAMTRPEPVHEFCAGRECQPRWETSSWSECSRTCGEGYQFRIVRCWKMISPGFDSSVYSDLCESADITRPDERKVCKNPACGPQWEMSEWSECSARCGERSVVTRDIRCSEEEKLCDASARPLAEKNCTGPPCDRQWTVSDWGPCSGGCGQGRMIRHVYCKTSDGRVVPESQCNLETKPLAIHPCGDKNCPSHWLAQDWERCNTTCGRGVKKRIVLCLEIVNGKIKTRNPADCDVAKKPVEETTCFERPCFKWYTTPWSECTKTCGIGVRMRDVKCYQGKDIVRGCDPLVKPVGKQTCDLQPCPTEPPDDSCQDQAGTNCALAIKVNLCSHWYYSKACCRSCRAPHS
- the ADAMTSL2 gene encoding ADAMTS-like protein 2 isoform X6 → MCIMEERINGNLYILQAFTWLPGDLQDNVLPLMLPCLDDYVHISSKPCDLHCTTVDGQRQLMVQARDGTSCKYTDFRGVCVSGKCEPIGCDGILFSTHTLDKCGVCQGDGSSCTHVTGSYRKGNSHLGYSLVTHIPAGARDIQIVERKKSADVLAVADEAGYYFFNGNYKVDSPKNFNIAGTVFKYRRPMDVYETGIEYIVAQGPTNQGLNIMVWNQNGKNPSITFEYTLLRKPHSKNLQPIYYTFSESDSEESREFDGDVPLGFLQHNATYFGKISRERIDLENQVFGRQDTEEDLNLSKGQETNEVYERAETIDCEPKLKGKQPKDSNVTRSTYQTDHDDRDFDPRLTSREFLSENAITDKLLDKSSDSKELVLNMTMNSIFAQGDPLNSVGSHIDSLYVDYEDTDGLVTYTINGTYMELSNGKAVNTSAETPFSNTTVTMTSPQGNRTHKARNRLKLLRKGQGVSAADMYRWKLSSHEPCSSTCTTGVMSTYAMCVRYDGIEVDDTYCDAMTRPEPVHEFCAGRECQPRWETSSWSECSRTCGEGYQFRIVRCWKMISPGFDSSVYSDLCESADITRPDERKVCKNPACGPQWEMSEWSECSARCGERSVVTRDIRCSEEEKLCDASARPLAEKNCTGPPCDRQWTVSDWGPCSGGCGQGRMIRHVYCKTSDGRVVPESQCNLETKPLAIHPCGDKNCPSHWLAQDWERCNTTCGRGVKKRIVLCLEIVNGKIKTRNPADCDVAKKPVEETTCFERPCFKWYTTPWSECTKTCGIGVRMRDVKCYQGKDIVRGCDPLVKPVGKQTCDLQPCPTEPPDDSCQDQAGTNCALAIKVNLCSHWYYSKACCRSCRAPHS